The following are encoded together in the Pectobacterium punjabense genome:
- a CDS encoding MFS transporter: MNTSWVLFWIASTTFFMQSVDTTMVYTAIPAIAQSLRQPVLHMETIVISYIVTVVAFTPANSWLAERLGERKTYQIAIATFTLGSLLCMTATTLGSLSVYRFIQGIGGALMLPIIRTVILRTTPQSLKLRFLNRVTLLGLLGTLLGPVLGNILVSFLSWQAIFLVNIPLAFVCFFLASKYIPVAAINETSRTGAYEVAFPILMLFLIAFMLTSATKNILPTFVMLFLSCSTLGLVFLYYRQHLIAETALFPRALFSIRTFSVGIIGGIATRTLLASTPVVLSLTLQTTLACQPAETSLILLIFSSGALLSKLLFEPLVKRIGYRRLLMLSTSVTSLCVLALSAAVQERAMPFIGIIVMLLGVLISTLYSAESTLAFSNLNNSTYHSGNNLLTISQLLSVMLSMTLTFPILRFLSQFEVLFNLNPFSLLFLLLGLGLPMCCLIFRPLNNNDGYHFIHGR; this comes from the coding sequence ATGAATACGTCATGGGTTTTATTCTGGATTGCCTCAACCACCTTTTTCATGCAATCCGTGGATACCACCATGGTGTATACCGCTATTCCAGCTATCGCGCAGTCGCTGCGTCAACCGGTGTTGCATATGGAAACGATCGTGATTTCTTATATTGTCACGGTCGTCGCGTTTACGCCGGCCAATAGCTGGCTGGCGGAACGACTCGGAGAAAGGAAAACCTACCAGATAGCGATCGCCACTTTCACACTCGGTTCGCTACTGTGCATGACGGCTACCACACTCGGCAGCTTAAGCGTGTACCGCTTTATTCAAGGCATTGGCGGTGCGCTTATGTTACCCATCATCAGAACCGTGATATTGCGTACCACACCGCAGAGCCTGAAGTTACGCTTTCTTAATCGGGTGACCTTGTTGGGATTGCTTGGCACCCTGCTCGGCCCCGTGCTCGGTAATATTCTGGTTAGCTTTCTCTCGTGGCAGGCTATTTTCCTCGTCAATATTCCACTGGCTTTCGTCTGCTTTTTTCTGGCAAGCAAATATATACCAGTTGCAGCGATAAACGAGACGTCACGCACGGGTGCCTATGAAGTGGCCTTTCCCATTTTGATGTTATTTCTTATCGCTTTCATGTTAACCAGCGCCACGAAAAATATATTGCCAACGTTCGTCATGTTATTTCTGTCTTGCAGCACGCTGGGGCTGGTTTTTCTTTACTACCGACAACACCTCATTGCAGAAACAGCCTTATTCCCGCGCGCCCTGTTTAGCATTAGAACCTTTTCTGTCGGTATTATTGGCGGCATCGCGACGCGCACGCTACTGGCGTCAACGCCAGTCGTCCTTTCATTAACGCTACAAACGACGCTGGCCTGCCAACCCGCCGAAACCAGCCTGATTTTACTGATTTTTTCCAGTGGCGCACTGCTGTCAAAGTTGCTGTTCGAGCCGCTGGTCAAGCGTATTGGCTACCGGCGGCTGTTGATGCTGTCAACCAGTGTAACGTCGCTGTGCGTTCTCGCCCTGAGTGCCGCCGTACAAGAGAGAGCAATGCCCTTCATCGGCATTATCGTCATGCTGTTGGGTGTGCTGATTTCGACCTTATATTCAGCAGAAAGCACGCTGGCTTTTAGCAACCTGAATAACAGCACGTACCATAGCGGTAATAATCTACTGACTATTAGCCAATTGCTTTCCGTCATGCTCAGTATGACGCTAACGTTCCCAATCTTGCGTTTTCTTTCCCAGTTTGAAGTCCTCTTCAATCTTAATCCTTTTAGCCTGTTGTTTTTATTACTCGGCCTTGGCTTACCGATGTGCTGCCTGATATTCAGGCCACTCAATAACAATGACGGCTATCACTTTATTCATGGGAGATAA
- a CDS encoding FAD-dependent oxidoreductase yields the protein MKRFRKRVLATLCLSMMSWSTAQAADAAKPDIPKSADIVIIGAGAAGTSATMASAEKGAKIVLLEKQPVVGGTGNFAEGIFAANSSMQKRQGIVVTPDMAFKTIMEYSHWMANPFVVRAFVNRSADTIEWVKSKGIKFEYIGPGGPGGMLTWHVIDGPGHGRHLIKTFHEQFKSMDVTTLVKTAGKDLVVKDGKVTGVIAQDSEGNTFQIDAKAVIIATGGYANNKEMLQKYAAFPDTIMVGNVGKDGDGINMAWKAGAKPDGLGLLQAYRPGLPDYAPNSHLLAAARQPYLWVDQHGRRFTDESNVIIWPHSGNALSKAGGIMYSIFDETSRKHYVEDGIDVPIGEWVIANTKLTKFDSEFTKESQKNRGFVFKSATVDGLAKEMGVDASVLKHTLEENNTFAAQKRDEVFNKNMDYLRPVKTGPFYAVRMQPAALGTLGGVKIDEKMQAIDKSGEVIPGLYVTGNDAAGMYGDTYDLLLGGGTFGFALNSGRIAAESALDYMKFSKK from the coding sequence ATGAAACGCTTCAGAAAACGTGTACTCGCGACGCTCTGTCTCTCGATGATGAGCTGGTCTACCGCACAAGCGGCGGACGCAGCAAAGCCGGACATCCCGAAAAGCGCCGATATCGTGATCATCGGGGCGGGTGCGGCTGGCACCTCGGCAACCATGGCTTCCGCGGAAAAAGGGGCAAAAATCGTCTTACTGGAAAAACAGCCTGTTGTCGGTGGCACAGGTAATTTTGCCGAAGGCATCTTCGCGGCCAACAGCAGCATGCAGAAACGTCAGGGAATTGTGGTAACGCCCGATATGGCCTTTAAGACCATCATGGAGTACAGCCACTGGATGGCCAATCCCTTCGTGGTTCGCGCCTTCGTAAACCGTTCCGCAGACACCATTGAGTGGGTGAAGTCGAAAGGCATCAAATTTGAATACATCGGCCCCGGTGGCCCCGGCGGTATGTTGACCTGGCATGTGATTGACGGCCCCGGCCACGGACGCCACCTGATCAAGACATTCCACGAGCAGTTTAAAAGTATGGATGTCACCACGCTGGTAAAAACGGCGGGTAAAGATCTGGTCGTGAAAGACGGTAAAGTCACGGGCGTCATCGCACAAGATAGCGAAGGCAATACCTTCCAGATAGACGCCAAGGCTGTCATCATCGCAACCGGTGGCTACGCCAACAATAAAGAGATGCTGCAAAAATACGCCGCGTTCCCCGACACCATTATGGTTGGCAACGTCGGTAAAGACGGCGACGGGATTAATATGGCCTGGAAAGCCGGTGCCAAACCGGACGGCCTCGGGCTGCTGCAAGCCTATCGCCCCGGCCTACCAGACTACGCCCCCAACTCTCACCTGCTGGCCGCCGCGCGTCAACCCTATCTGTGGGTTGACCAACACGGCCGCCGCTTTACCGATGAATCCAATGTCATTATCTGGCCACACTCCGGCAACGCGCTGTCAAAGGCGGGCGGCATCATGTACTCCATTTTCGACGAAACCTCCCGTAAGCATTACGTCGAAGACGGCATTGACGTGCCGATTGGCGAATGGGTGATCGCCAATACCAAGCTGACAAAATTTGATAGCGAATTTACGAAAGAAAGTCAGAAAAATCGCGGCTTCGTCTTCAAATCCGCCACCGTTGATGGGCTGGCAAAAGAGATGGGGGTTGATGCCAGCGTGCTGAAGCATACGTTGGAAGAAAACAACACGTTTGCGGCGCAGAAACGGGATGAGGTGTTTAACAAGAACATGGATTACCTACGTCCGGTAAAAACCGGACCATTCTATGCGGTGAGAATGCAGCCCGCCGCGCTGGGTACACTCGGCGGCGTGAAGATCGACGAGAAAATGCAGGCGATAGATAAATCCGGCGAGGTCATTCCGGGTTTGTACGTCACGGGTAACGATGCGGCAGGTATGTACGGCGATACCTACGATCTGCTGTTAGGCGGCGGCACGTTTGGCTTTGCGCTCAACTCCGGTCGTATCGCGGCAGAAAGCGCCCTTGATTACATGAAGTTCAGCAAAAAATAA
- a CDS encoding LysR family transcriptional regulator: MLSIKRVIYYQELIRVGSFTKAAKALNISQAFLSQEIARLEIETERKLINRTTRQFSLTPFGKIFADKIQGMIKEHYELEQFVSSYEESSDGALLVGVIPIFNRLAHYNVFNLFQKAYPNIDISFIDGVSTDLLERVRNGEIHLSFSTPFDEYLSDPLFHHTICQIDDIVAVMATSHPLADNKMLSLPQLVKEKLIVPQKGTGEHAAVSESFARQGINPSYFRECSNMDIIMDLVINLSGVVFLCSSVAKSLTAYDVAVIPLEEKLKRTFAISYLKRSVNIPMVRLFLDFLKDYREPDR, encoded by the coding sequence ATGTTGAGTATAAAGCGTGTGATTTATTATCAGGAACTCATTCGAGTTGGGAGTTTCACTAAAGCGGCGAAGGCGCTGAATATTTCTCAGGCTTTTTTGTCACAGGAGATCGCACGCCTGGAGATTGAAACGGAAAGAAAACTGATCAACAGAACCACTCGACAGTTTTCTCTGACGCCATTTGGGAAGATCTTTGCTGACAAAATTCAGGGGATGATTAAAGAACACTATGAGTTGGAGCAGTTTGTCAGCAGCTATGAGGAAAGCTCGGACGGTGCGCTACTGGTTGGCGTGATCCCGATTTTTAATCGTCTGGCGCACTACAATGTGTTTAACCTGTTTCAGAAAGCCTATCCCAATATCGATATCTCTTTCATTGACGGCGTGAGCACCGATTTACTGGAAAGGGTGCGCAACGGCGAGATCCATCTGTCTTTCTCGACGCCTTTTGATGAATATCTGAGCGATCCTTTATTTCATCACACCATTTGTCAGATTGATGACATTGTTGCCGTGATGGCGACGTCGCATCCCCTTGCTGACAATAAAATGCTAAGTCTGCCGCAGCTGGTAAAAGAAAAGCTGATCGTTCCGCAGAAAGGAACCGGGGAGCATGCCGCTGTTTCTGAATCCTTCGCCAGACAGGGGATCAATCCCAGCTACTTCCGTGAATGCAGCAACATGGACATCATTATGGATCTGGTGATCAACCTGTCTGGCGTCGTTTTCCTGTGTTCGTCCGTCGCCAAAAGCCTGACTGCCTACGATGTTGCCGTGATTCCACTGGAAGAAAAGTTGAAAAGGACGTTCGCCATTAGCTACCTGAAGCGCAGCGTGAATATTCCCATGGTGCGCCTGTTTTTGGATTTTCTGAAAGATTACCGCGAGCCCGATCGGTAG
- a CDS encoding alpha/beta hydrolase codes for MDYSKTTKIGLATLAMMSATAINAAQNQHEITVKQETTSVKLISDVVYSQVSMRGYPNVALKMDILQPEAKKALPVVLFITGGGFINANKDNYLQQRLSLAEAGYVVASMEYRVAPTVLFPSPLEDVKSAIRYLRANAKRFGIDGQHAAVFGASAGGYLAAFAGTTNGSKTYDKGDNLDQSSDVQAVIDFYGLSDLTLVGEGFPDDVVQKHASPSATEAIWVNGTAVFNEGGAITRYPDKAAAANPINFISNATPPFLIMHGTNDTIVSPRQTERLHQALTAKNIESTYYSVKGAEHGGPHWLQPEIMQITVRFLDKHLKP; via the coding sequence ATGGATTATTCGAAAACAACAAAAATAGGGTTGGCGACCTTGGCAATGATGAGCGCTACAGCAATCAATGCAGCACAGAATCAACATGAAATCACCGTCAAGCAGGAAACGACATCGGTGAAGTTAATCTCCGATGTCGTTTATTCTCAGGTATCAATGCGGGGCTATCCAAATGTTGCATTAAAAATGGATATTCTTCAGCCTGAGGCGAAGAAAGCCCTCCCCGTCGTATTATTCATTACCGGCGGCGGCTTCATTAACGCCAATAAAGATAATTATCTGCAACAGCGTCTTAGCCTTGCCGAAGCGGGTTACGTCGTTGCCAGCATGGAATATCGTGTCGCTCCTACCGTACTTTTCCCTTCGCCGCTGGAAGATGTAAAGTCCGCGATTCGCTATCTGCGAGCAAACGCGAAAAGATTCGGTATTGATGGTCAGCATGCTGCTGTTTTCGGTGCCTCGGCGGGAGGCTATCTGGCAGCGTTTGCCGGGACGACGAATGGTTCAAAAACCTACGATAAAGGCGATAATCTCGATCAAAGTAGTGATGTCCAGGCCGTTATCGATTTCTATGGATTATCCGACCTGACGCTCGTCGGTGAAGGCTTCCCTGACGATGTCGTGCAGAAACACGCATCACCTTCTGCGACTGAAGCTATCTGGGTCAACGGCACTGCGGTGTTTAATGAAGGAGGTGCAATCACCCGTTATCCAGACAAAGCGGCAGCGGCTAACCCGATTAACTTTATCAGCAATGCCACGCCTCCATTTCTCATCATGCACGGCACGAACGATACGATAGTTTCTCCACGCCAGACCGAGCGACTGCATCAGGCTCTGACGGCAAAAAATATCGAATCGACCTACTACAGCGTTAAGGGCGCAGAGCACGGCGGGCCACACTGGTTACAACCGGAAATCATGCAAATTACCGTCCGCTTTCTTGATAAACACCTAAAACCCTGA
- a CDS encoding FMN-binding protein produces the protein MKICSGILPLCLLFVMGTAVAQEGNFKAGTYSAARQGIGGDVTVTLDIDAQGKVLKSTIDAPEETPEVGGEAAIELAKTMTEKQSIQVDGISGATMTSEAVKEASEDAYSQAKAN, from the coding sequence ATGAAAATATGCTCAGGAATCCTTCCGCTTTGCTTGTTATTCGTAATGGGAACCGCCGTTGCACAAGAAGGGAATTTTAAAGCCGGGACTTATTCCGCCGCCAGACAGGGGATCGGTGGAGACGTCACCGTTACGTTAGATATCGATGCGCAAGGGAAAGTCCTCAAATCGACGATTGATGCCCCGGAAGAGACCCCCGAAGTCGGTGGGGAAGCCGCCATTGAACTCGCAAAAACCATGACCGAAAAACAGAGCATACAGGTTGATGGGATATCTGGCGCCACGATGACCAGCGAGGCGGTAAAAGAGGCGTCGGAAGACGCGTATTCACAGGCCAAAGCGAATTAA
- a CDS encoding 4Fe-4S dicluster domain-containing protein, with the protein MEELSRRRFIAYMGSAIAVSGNVGLAQAQNEPEKTQGKLAVKYGLLHNEMRCIGCKACIKACKETNNVPDGVTRLDILQTVDIPAVEKTRAIKQFFRKSCQHCENPPCVAVCPTGASFKDALTGIVDVNDKRCVGCRYCIAACPYHVRFINPVTKTADKCNFCRESNLAAGKQPACVEICPTKALVFGDLNDPESNIAKMIESNATYRSKVYLGTEPQLYRIPGKRGAIDNA; encoded by the coding sequence ATGGAAGAATTATCTCGCCGTCGTTTTATTGCCTATATGGGAAGTGCGATTGCTGTTAGCGGAAATGTCGGCCTCGCTCAAGCGCAAAATGAACCAGAAAAAACGCAGGGTAAATTAGCCGTTAAATATGGTTTATTACATAACGAAATGCGTTGTATCGGATGCAAAGCCTGTATCAAGGCCTGCAAAGAAACGAATAACGTCCCTGATGGCGTCACGCGCTTGGATATATTGCAAACCGTCGACATTCCCGCTGTCGAGAAAACACGTGCGATTAAGCAATTTTTCCGTAAGTCCTGTCAGCACTGTGAGAATCCGCCCTGCGTTGCCGTCTGTCCAACGGGGGCGTCCTTCAAAGATGCGCTCACTGGTATTGTCGACGTCAACGATAAACGTTGCGTGGGCTGCCGCTATTGTATTGCCGCGTGCCCTTACCATGTGCGCTTCATCAACCCCGTCACGAAAACGGCCGACAAATGCAATTTTTGTCGCGAATCCAATCTAGCCGCCGGGAAACAGCCCGCCTGCGTCGAGATTTGCCCGACCAAAGCGTTGGTATTTGGCGATCTTAACGATCCTGAAAGCAACATTGCCAAGATGATTGAGAGCAACGCGACCTACCGCTCCAAGGTTTATCTGGGCACCGAACCCCAACTCTATCGTATTCCAGGGAAACGAGGAGCCATCGACAATGCATAA
- the nrfD gene encoding cytochrome c nitrite reductase subunit NrfD → MHNAFTFDTLVWDWPIAVYLLLVGISAGMVTLSMLLRRYVPSEYHGSNRVIKATAIVAPLAVILGLVILIFHLTQPLTFWYLMIFYNPTSIMSLGVMLFQVYFVVMLLWLITLYHDGWLTQLEAVWHRPALAALARKVAATIVNKAALIENLLLVLAILLGCYTGFLLSALKSFPLLNNPVLPVLFLVSGTTSGIAVMLLASAWGRQTSGDSRSLHFIHRVETPVVYAELFLLLAFFVGLLLGGGQKVVAAQTALSGFWGSVFWIGVIGIGIVIPSIINRVRKSSAYSGKGQVITLAVMSLFGVFLLRLFVLYAGQMTVA, encoded by the coding sequence ATGCATAACGCCTTCACGTTCGACACGCTGGTGTGGGACTGGCCCATCGCCGTTTACCTTCTTCTGGTCGGCATTTCAGCGGGGATGGTCACGCTCTCTATGCTCCTCAGGCGCTATGTTCCCAGCGAATATCACGGCAGTAATCGCGTGATCAAAGCCACCGCCATCGTGGCACCGCTTGCCGTCATCCTCGGGCTAGTGATTCTGATTTTTCACCTGACTCAACCGCTGACCTTTTGGTATTTGATGATCTTTTACAATCCCACTTCCATCATGTCGCTTGGGGTGATGCTCTTTCAGGTGTATTTCGTCGTGATGCTGTTATGGCTCATCACGCTTTACCATGACGGATGGCTGACGCAGCTTGAGGCCGTCTGGCACCGTCCCGCACTGGCTGCACTAGCGCGTAAGGTGGCGGCGACAATCGTCAACAAGGCCGCACTGATTGAAAACTTGCTGCTGGTGTTGGCCATCCTGCTCGGCTGCTATACCGGCTTTCTGCTGTCCGCCCTGAAATCGTTCCCGCTCTTGAATAACCCCGTTCTGCCCGTCCTGTTTTTAGTATCCGGTACCACATCCGGTATTGCCGTCATGCTGCTGGCCAGCGCGTGGGGGCGTCAGACCTCTGGAGATTCACGCTCCCTGCACTTCATCCATCGTGTAGAAACCCCGGTGGTGTATGCCGAGCTGTTCCTACTGCTGGCGTTTTTTGTCGGGCTGCTGCTTGGCGGCGGGCAAAAAGTTGTCGCCGCTCAGACCGCACTGTCAGGCTTCTGGGGAAGCGTATTCTGGATTGGCGTTATCGGCATCGGCATTGTGATCCCCTCGATTATCAATCGGGTACGCAAATCTTCTGCTTATTCCGGCAAAGGGCAAGTGATTACCTTAGCCGTCATGAGCCTGTTCGGCGTGTTCCTGCTACGACTGTTCGTGCTTTACGCCGGACAAATGACGGTGGCCTAA